From the Strigops habroptila isolate Jane unplaced genomic scaffold, bStrHab1.2.pri NC_044298.1_ctg1, whole genome shotgun sequence genome, one window contains:
- the RPL28 gene encoding 60S ribosomal protein L28, with amino-acid sequence MSSHLQWMVLRNCSSFLIKRNNQTYSTEPNNLKSRNSFRYNGLIHRKTVGVEPAPDGKGIVVVLKKRTGQRKPASSYNRVTIRRDARATLSSLRNIIRKNKYRRDLRMAALRRASAILRSQKPVVMKKKRVRAAKAP; translated from the exons ATGTCGTCCCACCTGCAGTGGATGGTGCTGCGGAACTGCTCCAGCTTCCTCATCAAGCGGAACAACCAGACCTACAGCACC GAACCCAACAACCTCAAGTCCCGCAATTCCTTCCGCTACAACGGGCTGATCCATCGCAAGACCGTGGGGGTGGAACCGGCCCCCGATGGCAAAGGCATCGTCGTGGTGCTGAAGAAACGGACCG gtcaACGTAAACCGGCCTCGTCCTACAACCGGGTGACGATCCGCCGGGATGCTCGGGCCACCCTGAGCAGCCTCCGGAACATCATCCGCAAGAACAAGTACCGCCGGGACCTGCGCATG gCCGCGCTGCGCCGCGCCAGCGCCATCCTGCGCAGCCAGAAGCCGGTGGTGATGAAGAAGAAGCGGGTCCGGGCGGCGAAGGCTCcatga